The following are from one region of the Halomonas qaidamensis genome:
- a CDS encoding TRAP transporter large permease gives MLWIFLAILLASIVIGLPIAFGLGVAALVMAVLSDIPLSIMIEQSIRGVNSFPLLAIPFFILVGEVMSNGGIARRLMELAGALVGFMRGGLGQVAITGSMFFGGISGSAVADTAATGAMMIPSMKQQGYTAANATAINTVSSVIGIIIPPSIPLILYGIVTETSISRLFIAGIVPGLLIGAALMVTTFILASKQGGGVRQFRWDRLWKAFKDAWLALVLPVIVIGGIIGGVFTATEAAVAALLYSLAISLLVYREFKLSELGGMLIRTARLTGMVMMLLAFATVIAWFLTINMVPQTLVRQVQAITQEPFLLLLIVAGLLLLVGFVMDLTPAMVIMAPMLAPIVTSVGVDAAYFGVLMAFILGIGLLTPPVGTCLYVGCGVGKVSMESLVKAMLPYYAALIVVLVVLIAFPGIVTWLPDLTAVRGN, from the coding sequence ATGCTGTGGATTTTTCTAGCCATCTTATTGGCATCTATTGTGATTGGTTTGCCGATTGCATTTGGCCTAGGGGTAGCAGCCTTAGTCATGGCGGTGCTCTCTGATATCCCACTATCGATTATGATTGAGCAGTCAATTCGTGGTGTGAATAGCTTTCCGCTGCTGGCGATTCCGTTCTTTATTCTTGTCGGCGAAGTGATGAGCAACGGGGGCATTGCACGACGCTTGATGGAGCTTGCTGGCGCGTTGGTGGGCTTTATGCGCGGCGGGCTTGGCCAGGTAGCCATTACCGGTTCGATGTTTTTTGGCGGAATTAGCGGCTCGGCGGTTGCGGATACCGCAGCGACCGGCGCGATGATGATCCCCTCGATGAAACAGCAAGGTTACACCGCCGCAAATGCCACGGCGATTAACACCGTGTCATCGGTGATCGGCATTATTATTCCGCCATCTATACCGCTTATTTTATATGGCATTGTGACCGAGACGTCGATCAGTCGCCTATTTATCGCGGGGATTGTGCCTGGCCTGTTAATTGGTGCCGCGCTAATGGTGACCACCTTTATTCTGGCGAGCAAGCAGGGTGGCGGCGTGCGCCAATTCCGCTGGGATCGGTTATGGAAAGCCTTTAAAGATGCCTGGTTAGCGCTGGTGCTACCGGTGATCGTGATTGGCGGTATTATTGGCGGCGTGTTTACTGCCACCGAAGCTGCCGTTGCAGCGCTGCTCTACTCGCTGGCTATTTCTCTGCTGGTATACCGTGAATTTAAGCTCAGTGAGTTAGGTGGAATGTTAATTCGCACCGCAAGGCTCACTGGCATGGTGATGATGTTATTGGCATTTGCCACCGTAATTGCTTGGTTTCTAACCATTAATATGGTGCCGCAAACCTTAGTGCGCCAAGTACAGGCGATTACCCAGGAGCCGTTTTTGCTGCTGCTGATTGTAGCGGGGCTACTGCTGTTGGTGGGGTTTGTAATGGACCTAACACCAGCCATGGTGATTATGGCACCAATGCTTGCGCCAATCGTGACATCAGTAGGCGTCGATGCCGCTTATTTTGGTGTTCTAATGGCCTTTATTTTAGGCATTGGGCTGTTAACTCCGCCGGTGGGCACCTGTCTGTACGTTGGGTGTGGTGTCGGCAAGGTGTCTATGGAATCTCTGGTAAAAGCCATGCTGCCTTACTACGCCGCCTTGATCGTTGTTCTGGTAGTGCTAATTGCGTTCCCTGGCATCGTTACTTGGCTGCCTGATCTCACCGCCGTGCGCGGCAATTGA
- a CDS encoding gluconokinase yields the protein MNKPSHRILVMGVSGSGKSHIGQQLAAELGATFIDGDDHHSPANVAKMASGTPLNDDDRRDWLATLADLFAAYKARNESVVIACSGLKKRYRDRLREGDPALSVLYLEGSHALLRQRLETRPGHFFKGDNMLASQLADLEPPSSDEAVSVSIALSPREIVEHFTVMLAPQTRVH from the coding sequence GTGAATAAGCCATCACATCGTATTCTTGTCATGGGCGTTTCTGGATCAGGGAAGTCTCATATCGGACAACAGTTAGCAGCAGAACTGGGCGCAACATTCATTGACGGTGACGACCATCATTCACCGGCGAATGTGGCTAAAATGGCCAGCGGCACGCCGCTTAATGACGATGATCGTCGTGACTGGTTGGCAACGCTTGCTGACTTGTTCGCCGCGTATAAAGCGCGTAATGAATCTGTGGTCATCGCCTGTTCAGGCCTTAAAAAACGCTATCGTGACCGGCTGCGCGAAGGTGACCCTGCGCTGAGTGTTTTGTATCTAGAGGGCAGCCATGCACTTCTTCGTCAACGCTTAGAAACCAGGCCGGGGCACTTCTTTAAAGGTGATAATATGCTGGCGAGTCAGCTTGCCGATTTAGAGCCGCCAAGCAGTGATGAAGCGGTATCCGTCTCCATTGCGCTATCGCCTCGCGAGATTGTCGAGCACTTTACGGTAATGCTAGCGCCCCAAACACGCGTTCATTAG
- the gntR gene encoding gluconate operon transcriptional repressor GntR, translating into MKKKRPTLQDIADRVDATKMTVSRCLRAPDTVSEGLRERIFNVAEQLGYIPNRAPDLLSRATSHSIGVLVPSLTNQVFADVIVGIEAYTEPAGYHLMLSHYGYSPELEERSLASLLSYNVDGVILSDRDHTPRSLRMLETAGIPIVEIMDTRRPPLQQAVGYDNVQAAYEMVSEMIRRGRRQVIYLAVRLDERTRQREQGYRQAMEEQGLTPITLQSSQRSSYSVGAALMQEIQRDHPSADSIFCTNDDVAVGAYFECLRHGVKVPEQMAIAGFHGHDVGQAMTPRLASVITPRQAIGEAAAKTLLSRIRGESVEHQVMDLGYRIEVGKTL; encoded by the coding sequence TTGAAGAAAAAACGCCCGACATTACAAGATATTGCTGATCGCGTTGACGCGACAAAAATGACCGTCAGCCGCTGTTTGCGGGCTCCTGATACGGTATCGGAAGGGCTTCGCGAACGTATTTTCAACGTTGCTGAACAGCTTGGCTATATTCCCAACCGGGCACCAGATCTGCTTTCTCGGGCTACTAGCCACTCTATTGGCGTGTTAGTTCCATCGCTAACCAACCAAGTATTTGCCGATGTCATTGTGGGTATCGAAGCGTACACCGAACCCGCAGGCTATCACCTGATGCTTTCTCACTATGGTTACAGCCCTGAGCTGGAAGAGCGCAGCTTGGCTTCGTTACTCTCTTACAATGTGGATGGCGTTATCTTATCTGATCGCGATCACACGCCGCGTAGCCTGCGGATGTTGGAGACAGCGGGTATTCCTATTGTGGAAATTATGGATACCCGTCGCCCGCCACTGCAGCAAGCGGTAGGTTACGATAACGTGCAGGCCGCTTACGAGATGGTGAGTGAGATGATTCGCCGTGGCAGACGCCAGGTGATTTATCTGGCTGTGCGTCTAGATGAGCGGACACGCCAGCGTGAACAAGGTTACCGCCAAGCCATGGAGGAGCAGGGGTTAACGCCGATAACGCTACAGAGCAGTCAGCGCTCTTCCTATAGTGTCGGGGCAGCACTCATGCAGGAAATTCAGCGTGATCATCCCAGCGCTGACAGTATTTTCTGCACCAACGACGATGTTGCGGTGGGCGCTTACTTTGAGTGTTTACGCCATGGCGTTAAGGTCCCCGAACAGATGGCAATTGCCGGGTTTCATGGTCACGATGTTGGTCAAGCAATGACACCGCGTCTTGCCAGCGTTATTACCCCTCGGCAAGCTATTGGTGAAGCGGCTGCGAAAACGCTACTGTCACGTATTCGTGGCGAATCAGTTGAACACCAAGTGATGGACTTGGGGTATCGGATTGAGGTGGGTAAAACGCTTTAG
- a CDS encoding MOSC domain-containing protein, whose product MKITQLTVYPVKSLKGINVAQSKLHGHGLAWDRRWMLVDAQQRFVTQRQLPELATIAVELTDQALVLSHPKVEPIAIPLEDPQGNLRLVKVWNDHCKALPESEDVSHWLMAALGEQAQGISLVRFATEFTRAVEEDFLAGGEAHTYFSDGYPFLITTTGSLDALNQALVASGQSPVPMNRFRPNIVIDCDDAWAEDQWATLASQGSYELTLRKPCQRCKVTTVDQQTGTVPVQAEPLKTLLSLNTQPHLKGAHFGQNATLTAGQEGTIRVGDEVVSTHRET is encoded by the coding sequence ATGAAAATTACCCAGCTCACCGTCTATCCGGTTAAATCTCTGAAGGGAATTAATGTTGCTCAAAGTAAACTCCATGGCCATGGGTTGGCCTGGGATCGCCGGTGGATGTTAGTGGATGCTCAGCAGCGTTTTGTCACCCAGCGCCAGCTACCAGAGCTTGCCACCATCGCGGTTGAATTAACCGATCAAGCACTGGTGCTCTCTCACCCTAAGGTAGAACCGATTGCGATTCCCCTTGAAGACCCCCAGGGTAATTTACGGCTTGTGAAAGTGTGGAACGACCACTGTAAAGCACTGCCAGAAAGCGAAGACGTATCGCACTGGCTGATGGCGGCGTTAGGTGAGCAAGCGCAAGGCATCAGCTTGGTGCGCTTCGCTACTGAATTTACCCGTGCTGTTGAAGAGGATTTTCTGGCGGGAGGCGAGGCCCATACTTACTTTTCTGATGGTTACCCTTTCCTGATAACCACCACCGGCTCTCTGGACGCCTTGAATCAAGCGCTGGTTGCCAGTGGACAATCCCCTGTGCCGATGAATCGTTTTCGGCCGAATATTGTAATTGATTGTGATGATGCTTGGGCGGAAGACCAGTGGGCCACACTCGCAAGTCAAGGTAGCTATGAGCTGACGCTACGCAAACCCTGTCAGCGCTGCAAAGTTACCACGGTTGACCAGCAAACCGGTACCGTACCGGTGCAGGCAGAACCACTGAAAACACTGCTTTCTCTGAATACTCAGCCTCACCTTAAAGGCGCGCATTTTGGCCAAAACGCCACGTTAACCGCAGGGCAAGAGGGTACTATTCGTGTGGGGGACGAGGTGGTGTCAACACACCGCGAGACCTAA
- a CDS encoding DMT family transporter, which translates to MSLADALRLLLLSSLWGLSFIFMRVAAPEFGPIPLVLIRMGVGALLLVPLLLSLRYLTLIWQHKGSLLILGIVNHVLPFSLLALATTRLEAGFTSLINATTPIFTALLGAAFFATPIQRQQYLGLALALLGVYVLSANRLDFTLGGDGWFIVAVLGATFCYGIAGNYSKTRLSHLPSRVLAAGSSAMSALVLLIPGLLLWPSEPVSMLAWGNALALAMLSTTLAFLLYFGLLASAGATATSTVTFLIPVSALLWGYLLLNETLSLQVVTGMVITLAGTAIATRLLRFRSRGVLTPPRPPHE; encoded by the coding sequence ATGTCGTTGGCCGATGCACTGCGTTTGCTGCTACTTTCTTCCCTATGGGGGCTATCGTTCATATTTATGCGCGTGGCTGCACCGGAATTTGGGCCTATTCCACTCGTATTAATAAGAATGGGAGTGGGCGCATTACTCTTAGTGCCGCTACTGCTAAGCCTTCGCTATCTAACGCTTATTTGGCAGCATAAAGGATCGTTATTGATACTTGGCATCGTTAATCATGTGCTGCCTTTCTCGTTGCTAGCGTTAGCCACCACTCGCCTAGAAGCAGGGTTCACCTCTCTTATTAACGCCACTACACCAATTTTTACCGCGTTATTAGGCGCTGCCTTTTTTGCCACCCCCATCCAACGCCAACAATATCTAGGGCTAGCCCTGGCACTGCTTGGTGTCTATGTGTTGTCGGCTAATCGGCTAGATTTCACTCTAGGGGGCGACGGCTGGTTTATTGTTGCCGTACTGGGTGCGACGTTCTGTTATGGAATTGCCGGTAACTACTCGAAAACCCGCTTGAGTCATCTCCCCAGCCGAGTATTAGCGGCTGGCAGCAGCGCAATGTCAGCATTGGTGTTATTAATACCCGGTCTGCTGCTCTGGCCTAGCGAGCCTGTCAGCATGCTCGCCTGGGGCAACGCACTGGCGCTGGCGATGCTAAGCACCACACTAGCGTTCCTGCTTTACTTCGGGCTATTAGCCAGCGCAGGCGCTACCGCTACGTCAACCGTTACCTTTTTGATTCCTGTTAGCGCGCTGCTGTGGGGGTACTTGCTGCTTAATGAAACGCTTAGCCTTCAAGTGGTGACTGGCATGGTCATTACCCTAGCAGGCACCGCCATTGCTACCCGACTATTAAGGTTTAGGTCTCGCGGTGTGTTGACACCACCTCGTCCCCCACACGAATAG
- a CDS encoding MotA/TolQ/ExbB proton channel family protein: protein MDLATLIGLVGAAVLVGASVILGTSPEVFMNPTGLLLVVGGSLFVVLAKFSITQFKFAFKAAARAFKFQLPSVKDSIEELVELAKVARREGMIALENKEVNSPFLKKGLQMLADGYSAEMIKDMTEKERLLTLERNEAGGQVFSALGEVSPAMGMIGTLVGLVQMLSNMGDPSLIGPAMAVALLTTLYGAMIATMIANPIAEKLWVRMKQEAKMQQLWIDALIAIKNDKNPRVLEQMLTIYLPPEHRSVKSSNDTNAAAERT, encoded by the coding sequence GTGGATCTCGCGACGCTAATAGGTTTGGTAGGGGCTGCTGTTTTAGTGGGGGCCTCTGTAATCCTGGGCACCTCTCCAGAGGTGTTTATGAACCCCACTGGGCTGCTGCTGGTAGTTGGGGGAAGCCTGTTTGTGGTGCTGGCAAAGTTTAGTATTACCCAATTTAAATTTGCCTTCAAAGCGGCGGCGCGGGCATTTAAATTTCAGCTACCTAGCGTTAAAGATAGTATTGAAGAGCTCGTTGAACTGGCAAAAGTAGCCCGACGCGAGGGTATGATTGCCTTGGAAAACAAAGAGGTAAATTCCCCGTTTCTCAAGAAAGGCCTACAAATGCTAGCCGACGGCTATAGCGCCGAAATGATTAAGGACATGACCGAAAAGGAGCGCTTGCTCACCTTGGAACGTAATGAGGCTGGCGGCCAAGTGTTTTCAGCGTTAGGAGAAGTGTCGCCTGCAATGGGGATGATTGGCACACTGGTTGGCTTGGTACAAATGCTTTCCAATATGGGCGATCCCTCGTTGATCGGACCTGCCATGGCCGTTGCCTTATTAACCACACTATACGGCGCCATGATTGCAACGATGATTGCCAATCCTATTGCCGAGAAACTATGGGTGCGGATGAAGCAGGAAGCAAAAATGCAGCAGCTATGGATTGACGCTCTGATTGCTATCAAAAACGATAAGAATCCGCGTGTACTTGAACAAATGCTGACTATTTATCTACCACCTGAGCATCGCAGTGTGAAAAGCTCGAACGATACCAACGCTGCTGCTGAGCGAACGTAG
- a CDS encoding flagellar motor protein MotB, translating to MAQKKTNIPAWMVTYADLMSLLLCFFVLLLSFAEIDAEKFRRVAEELSKAFGVQREVEATQIPMGTSAVFQQFSPAVPDRTLLDEVRQRTTQQQPQLESMRSMLEAQRQQRTLQLAASLEELLKTSSLEGVTDIEVDRFRVVVRIAEQGTFGSGNAEVTPAFAELLEELATVLAAVTGTISIEGHTDNVPISTSRFRSNWDLAALRASSVANILVSTETLSAERLMIQGFADTKPLASNLTPEGRAVNRRVELKIDINDPIEEREERSIRSMESSLSDVAAIQPAP from the coding sequence ATGGCTCAAAAGAAGACAAACATTCCTGCATGGATGGTGACATACGCGGATTTAATGTCGCTGTTGTTATGCTTCTTTGTGTTGCTATTGTCGTTTGCAGAAATCGATGCTGAAAAATTTCGTCGTGTTGCCGAAGAGTTATCAAAAGCCTTTGGCGTACAGCGCGAAGTGGAGGCAACGCAGATACCCATGGGTACTAGCGCGGTGTTTCAACAGTTCTCTCCCGCTGTACCGGACCGTACCTTACTAGATGAAGTACGTCAGCGGACTACCCAACAGCAGCCGCAGCTGGAGTCTATGCGCAGTATGCTTGAGGCGCAGCGACAGCAACGTACTCTACAGTTAGCCGCTAGCTTGGAAGAGCTATTGAAAACATCGTCGTTAGAAGGTGTCACCGATATAGAAGTTGATAGATTTCGTGTGGTGGTCAGAATTGCTGAGCAGGGCACCTTCGGGTCAGGTAATGCTGAGGTTACGCCTGCGTTTGCTGAACTGTTAGAGGAGCTGGCAACGGTATTAGCTGCCGTCACTGGAACGATTTCGATTGAGGGACATACGGACAACGTGCCAATTAGCACTTCTCGTTTTCGAAGCAATTGGGATCTAGCTGCTCTGCGTGCATCTTCCGTTGCCAACATACTCGTATCTACTGAAACACTTTCTGCTGAGCGGTTGATGATACAAGGCTTTGCTGATACGAAGCCTCTTGCGTCAAATCTGACGCCTGAGGGACGCGCAGTTAATCGTCGTGTTGAGCTAAAAATTGATATTAATGACCCGATTGAAGAGCGGGAAGAACGCTCAATTCGCTCAATGGAAAGCAGCTTAAGCGACGTGGCTGCCATACAGCCTGCCCCTTAA
- a CDS encoding OsmC family protein, protein MDSKASARWEGGLKEGQGNVATESGALDAGYSFKQRFEGAPGTNPEELIGAAHASCFSMALSMILGEKGFTAEAIDTNARVTLSQSAEGFDISSIHLDVVASVSGADDAAFQEAAETAKANCPVSKVLNADITMEATLKG, encoded by the coding sequence ATGGATAGTAAAGCAAGTGCACGCTGGGAAGGTGGCCTTAAAGAAGGACAGGGTAATGTAGCGACGGAAAGTGGAGCATTGGATGCTGGCTATTCGTTCAAACAGCGCTTTGAAGGTGCGCCCGGCACCAACCCAGAAGAGTTAATTGGCGCTGCCCATGCAAGCTGTTTTTCAATGGCGCTTTCGATGATTCTTGGAGAGAAAGGCTTTACCGCTGAGGCTATTGATACTAATGCTCGCGTAACGCTTTCCCAAAGTGCTGAAGGCTTCGATATTTCCAGTATTCATTTGGACGTTGTTGCCAGCGTAAGCGGTGCCGATGATGCTGCTTTTCAAGAAGCCGCTGAAACGGCTAAAGCGAACTGCCCTGTTTCCAAAGTATTAAATGCTGACATAACCATGGAAGCAACATTAAAGGGATGA
- a CDS encoding PRC-barrel domain-containing protein: protein MKTTFLSTLIIPTFIAVAGVAQASDDNQTGMEASYLTHAPEGTFHADSLTGNQVKSSVENDEDIGTINDLIIDEDGQINAVVVGVGGFLGMGEKDIAIEWDSLELTKDEDNEDYIITVNASEEALQDAEEYDRDRDNDLETERDTELNNSENDDE from the coding sequence ATGAAAACGACGTTTCTCAGCACGCTGATTATTCCTACTTTTATTGCTGTCGCTGGCGTTGCCCAGGCGAGTGATGACAATCAGACTGGTATGGAAGCCTCTTATCTGACCCATGCGCCGGAAGGCACTTTTCACGCAGATTCCCTGACCGGTAATCAAGTAAAAAGTAGCGTTGAAAACGATGAAGACATCGGCACCATCAATGATTTAATCATTGATGAAGATGGGCAAATTAATGCCGTTGTGGTGGGCGTAGGTGGTTTCCTTGGTATGGGCGAAAAAGATATCGCCATTGAGTGGGATTCGCTTGAACTTACCAAAGATGAAGATAACGAAGATTACATTATTACGGTAAATGCATCCGAAGAAGCGCTGCAAGATGCCGAAGAATATGATCGTGATCGTGACAATGACCTTGAAACAGAGCGTGATACAGAGCTAAACAACAGCGAGAATGACGACGAGTAA